One genomic region from Candidatus Neomarinimicrobiota bacterium encodes:
- a CDS encoding NAD-dependent deacylase — MKNTGFVTVLTGSGISAESGIHTFRGDNGLWSKFSPDELASFEGFYKNPARVMEWYEYRRNVILKAKPNPGHFAIAEIEKYVQNFYLITQNIDRLHQKAGSRNVIELHGNIMENYCIKCGKMFSLEEFEKIYNESSDRIPKCECKGLIRPNVVWFGEQLPEDAVEKAYYASVNCDLFIIVGTSGAVRPASDFPRYAKYNGAYIIEVNPCRSFLTDFVDLWFEGKAGEILPEFVEEFKNLKGING; from the coding sequence ATAAAAAATACAGGTTTTGTTACTGTACTAACTGGATCAGGTATATCAGCAGAAAGTGGAATACATACTTTTAGAGGAGATAATGGATTATGGAGCAAATTTTCTCCAGATGAACTGGCAAGTTTTGAAGGGTTTTATAAAAATCCCGCGAGAGTCATGGAATGGTATGAATATCGTAGGAATGTAATACTCAAAGCTAAGCCAAATCCCGGGCATTTTGCTATAGCAGAGATTGAAAAATATGTCCAGAATTTTTATTTGATAACTCAGAATATTGATAGACTTCATCAAAAGGCAGGTAGCAGAAATGTTATAGAACTTCACGGTAATATAATGGAGAACTATTGTATCAAGTGTGGTAAAATGTTTTCATTAGAAGAATTTGAGAAGATATATAACGAGTCATCTGATCGTATACCAAAATGTGAGTGCAAGGGTTTAATCAGACCTAATGTTGTGTGGTTTGGTGAACAACTTCCGGAAGATGCCGTCGAGAAAGCCTACTATGCATCAGTTAACTGCGATCTCTTTATAATAGTTGGAACATCAGGAGCGGTGCGTCCGGCTTCTGATTTCCCAAGATATGCAAAGTATAATGGTGCTTATATTATAGAGGTAAATCCGTGCAGGAGTTTTTTAACTGATTTTGTAGATTTATGGTTCGAAGGTAAAGCTGGGGAAATACTTCCTGAGTTTGTAGAAGAGTTTAAAAATTTGAAAGGTATCAATGGTTAA
- a CDS encoding NTP transferase domain-containing protein has protein sequence MRDIKKIIREYSSQLIDDGSPISIILAAGHGKRIKSEKPKMIHEIWGVPTVVRVSEAARKGLNSKNQVIVVGIKADQVVEAVEKKEGLVYVFQGKQMGTGHAVMTALEEIKRLKNVKDIYIFPGDMGLITADVVSEFKDSFEKSEYDMFVLTGIFTGNPVENTYGRIIRVPEIDANGMPTGEYYNRVIAIKEQKDIDAMSNDDVWEVKYNGLNFKFSKDYLKNIKEFNTGVYAIKFEPLIENISRIVPDNVQKEYYLTDLIGIFNERGLKVGAQHAKDDTTVIGFNVKSVLKRMEQIYRQKVWLKLRDIIVIEDDDDFFIADKVVYDIIEMDKSNGPLDIFIGKGAYISSGVKLNKKVEIRAGAKLVGNIEIGEGSIIEENVSISTYTNQIVKIGKNCIIMRGDIIKGRVEIGDNSRIESGVNITGSDEFPVKIGKNVTIKGTTYIFGCLIEDDLFIEHSVLKCKLVERVVRKDGGIQPVRWVMPQPHGLDVLKDISKNNK, from the coding sequence ATGAGAGATATAAAAAAAATTATTAGAGAATATTCAAGTCAATTAATCGATGATGGTTCTCCTATTTCTATTATACTTGCTGCGGGTCATGGGAAGAGGATAAAATCTGAAAAACCAAAAATGATACATGAAATATGGGGAGTTCCCACAGTTGTTAGGGTATCAGAGGCAGCGAGGAAGGGATTAAATTCAAAAAATCAGGTAATAGTTGTTGGAATTAAGGCTGATCAGGTTGTGGAGGCGGTAGAAAAAAAAGAGGGGCTGGTATATGTATTTCAGGGAAAACAGATGGGCACAGGTCATGCTGTTATGACCGCTTTGGAAGAGATAAAAAGATTAAAAAATGTTAAAGATATATATATTTTCCCAGGGGATATGGGGCTTATAACTGCTGATGTAGTAAGCGAATTTAAAGATTCGTTTGAAAAGAGTGAATACGATATGTTCGTTTTGACCGGAATTTTTACCGGCAATCCTGTTGAAAATACATATGGAAGGATAATCCGCGTTCCAGAAATTGATGCAAATGGTATGCCTACCGGTGAGTATTATAATAGAGTTATTGCAATCAAGGAGCAAAAGGATATAGATGCAATGTCTAATGATGATGTTTGGGAGGTAAAATATAATGGACTTAATTTTAAGTTTAGTAAAGATTATCTGAAAAATATAAAGGAATTCAATACAGGAGTATATGCTATTAAATTTGAACCACTGATAGAGAATATTAGTAGAATAGTGCCTGATAATGTTCAAAAGGAGTATTATCTAACTGACTTAATCGGAATTTTCAATGAGAGAGGATTAAAAGTAGGAGCACAACATGCAAAAGATGATACAACAGTAATAGGGTTCAATGTAAAAAGTGTTCTGAAAAGAATGGAACAAATTTATAGACAAAAGGTATGGCTAAAATTACGAGATATTATTGTTATAGAAGATGATGATGATTTCTTCATTGCTGATAAGGTTGTTTATGATATTATAGAAATGGATAAGAGTAATGGACCATTGGATATTTTTATCGGCAAAGGTGCTTATATTTCTTCTGGTGTTAAGCTTAATAAAAAAGTTGAGATCAGGGCGGGAGCAAAGTTAGTTGGAAATATCGAAATTGGTGAGGGTTCGATTATTGAAGAAAATGTCTCCATATCTACCTATACGAATCAAATTGTGAAGATTGGGAAAAATTGCATAATAATGCGTGGTGATATAATAAAAGGACGTGTAGAAATAGGGGATAACAGCAGAATTGAGTCAGGAGTTAATATTACAGGAAGCGATGAGTTCCCGGTAAAAATAGGTAAAAATGTAACAATTAAGGGGACAACATATATATTCGGATGTTTAATTGAAGATGATCTTTTTATTGAACATTCAGTTCTTAAATGCAAATTGGTAGAAAGAGTAGTTAGAAAAGACGGTGGAATTCAACCTGTGCGTTGGGTTATGCCCCAACCACATGGTCTTGATGTCCTAAAAGATATAAGTAAAAATAATAAATAA
- a CDS encoding tetratricopeptide repeat protein — MVKRLIKTKIYLIYVLVALFSCAYYNTFYNAEQYFKNAIKSLERNKKEGEKLPVSVKRDLDKAIEKANKVIEKYPDSKWVDDAYLLIGKCNYYKGDYFTSRKIFKNFLNIYGNSDRVQEARVWLLRSLWGLGEYDLALSESKRFRKTVIGKKYISQILKITGDIYYELGNLDSAIYYYNRIIDISNDNKLCAESQYKIAECYVELKMLDNAIESLNKIYDFSPNKTIRDDIQVLLVKIYTEAGKYDEARNMILEKLADENNKSIWQELELLLAKIYLNEGDKESAYSRFSQITQNYPKTPESAEAYYNMAELNMYYFNRYAEAQKQYEMVPKEYPDSRYAFDSKQKFQLLSRYFNIKNELEKKLKLLNEAKKSNESNSALEGAIGSSDTEKLKAIIMKKTSEQDLADTNLIYREYYEKLYELSEIYYFNFNLPDSAIATLKRIVDNSDIYGISDKTLYTLYYISKDIEDTISAKEFYNRLISEYPESEYTSLLLSGKIRKLGREGEAEDIFRKAEKYFDRQPDSAIVLLKDCFNEYGDTEYGEKSALAIAWLYENRIYDLENTMKWYKIFIDNYGNKKDYASIEKKLEQIVNVYNHFIAKDSTANINNKRSDVNKKIPVEK, encoded by the coding sequence ATGGTTAAAAGATTGATTAAAACAAAGATATATCTTATTTATGTATTGGTTGCCTTATTTTCATGTGCTTACTATAATACTTTTTATAATGCCGAGCAATACTTTAAAAATGCAATAAAGAGTTTAGAAAGGAATAAGAAAGAGGGAGAAAAGTTACCTGTTTCTGTAAAAAGAGATCTAGATAAAGCCATTGAGAAGGCAAATAAGGTAATTGAAAAGTATCCTGACAGCAAATGGGTGGATGATGCATATCTGCTGATTGGTAAATGTAATTACTATAAGGGTGATTATTTCACAAGTAGGAAAATATTTAAAAATTTTTTGAATATATATGGTAATAGTGACAGAGTACAAGAAGCAAGAGTGTGGTTATTAAGAAGCCTCTGGGGTCTCGGTGAATATGATCTGGCATTAAGTGAATCCAAAAGGTTTAGAAAAACAGTTATTGGTAAAAAGTATATTTCGCAGATTTTGAAAATAACAGGTGACATATATTATGAACTGGGTAATCTTGATTCAGCAATTTATTATTATAATAGAATTATTGATATATCCAACGACAATAAATTATGTGCGGAAAGCCAATACAAAATAGCTGAGTGTTATGTAGAACTTAAAATGCTTGATAATGCAATAGAGAGTTTAAACAAAATTTATGATTTTTCGCCAAATAAAACCATTCGGGATGATATACAGGTATTATTAGTTAAAATATATACAGAAGCAGGTAAATACGACGAGGCAAGGAATATGATTTTGGAGAAACTTGCTGACGAGAATAATAAAAGCATTTGGCAAGAGCTTGAACTTCTGCTTGCTAAAATATATTTAAATGAAGGAGACAAAGAATCAGCATATTCGAGGTTTTCTCAGATTACGCAGAATTATCCAAAAACTCCAGAATCTGCAGAAGCTTATTATAATATGGCTGAGCTCAATATGTATTATTTTAATAGATATGCAGAGGCTCAAAAGCAATACGAAATGGTACCAAAGGAATATCCTGATTCACGATATGCCTTTGATTCAAAGCAGAAATTTCAGCTACTTAGCCGGTATTTTAATATTAAAAATGAACTTGAGAAAAAGTTAAAACTTCTGAATGAGGCAAAGAAAAGCAATGAATCCAATTCAGCGCTGGAGGGAGCAATAGGTAGTAGTGATACAGAAAAGTTAAAGGCAATTATAATGAAAAAAACTTCTGAACAGGATTTAGCCGATACTAATTTAATTTATAGAGAATATTATGAAAAATTATATGAGCTCTCGGAGATTTATTACTTCAACTTTAATCTTCCAGACAGTGCAATTGCAACATTAAAGCGCATAGTGGATAATTCTGACATCTATGGTATTTCTGATAAGACATTGTATACTCTTTATTACATTTCTAAAGATATAGAAGATACGATCAGTGCAAAAGAATTTTATAACAGGTTAATAAGCGAATATCCGGAATCAGAATATACATCCTTGTTATTGTCCGGTAAAATAAGAAAGTTGGGTAGGGAAGGAGAAGCAGAAGATATTTTCAGAAAAGCAGAGAAGTATTTTGATAGGCAACCTGATTCTGCAATTGTATTACTCAAAGATTGTTTCAATGAATATGGTGATACTGAATATGGTGAAAAGAGCGCTTTGGCAATTGCTTGGCTTTATGAAAATAGGATTTATGATCTTGAAAATACTATGAAGTGGTATAAGATATTTATTGATAACTATGGAAATAAGAAAGATTATGCAAGTATTGAAAAAAAACTTGAGCAAATCGTTAATGTATATAATCATTTCATAGCTAAGGATTCGACAGCCAATATAAATAATAAAAGAAGCGATGTTAATAAGAAGATTCCAGTAGAGAAGTAA
- a CDS encoding phosphatidate cytidylyltransferase, whose translation MGNFAKRMIINVFGVPLIVLCIYLGNYYLLSLTLIISFFAQYEFYRLSNKKGYEPISNYAIAMGLLFIITVYYFNGIIYLILTFIIVFLIVISFLSRIEKAFENASLTLFGFFYIPFTLSFLIIIRDSLWKNTESWIILLIMVLAIWSCDSLAYVVGKLIGRHKLAPEVSPNKTIEGGIAGLIGSILLLLVFYFTGKIHIGLAGAIIIGSIIGVFAQIGDLFESVLKRSVGVKDSGRLLLSHGGFLDRFDAFFIVTPIYYLFLRLMLLVQ comes from the coding sequence ATGGGAAATTTTGCAAAACGGATGATTATAAATGTATTTGGTGTTCCACTGATTGTCTTATGCATATATTTAGGGAATTACTACCTTTTATCACTGACTTTAATAATTTCATTTTTTGCTCAATATGAATTTTATAGATTATCGAATAAAAAGGGATATGAGCCGATTAGTAATTATGCAATTGCGATGGGGTTATTATTTATAATTACAGTCTATTACTTTAACGGTATTATTTATTTAATTTTAACTTTTATAATTGTTTTTTTAATAGTCATTTCTTTTCTTTCAAGAATTGAGAAAGCGTTTGAAAACGCTTCTTTGACATTATTTGGGTTTTTTTATATTCCTTTTACTTTATCGTTTTTAATAATAATAAGAGATAGTTTGTGGAAAAACACTGAAAGCTGGATTATTTTGTTGATAATGGTACTGGCAATATGGTCCTGTGATAGTCTTGCATATGTTGTTGGCAAACTAATAGGTCGACATAAACTGGCACCTGAGGTCAGTCCAAACAAGACTATTGAAGGAGGGATAGCTGGATTAATTGGTAGTATATTACTCCTATTGGTATTTTATTTTACCGGGAAGATACATATTGGTTTGGCTGGTGCAATTATTATTGGTTCGATTATTGGTGTATTTGCCCAAATTGGAGATTTATTTGAATCGGTATTAAAAAGAAGTGTTGGTGTAAAGGATAGTGGCAGATTGCTTTTAAGTCATGGTGGTTTTCTCGATAGATTTGATGCGTTTTTTATTGTAACTCCAATATATTACCTTTTCTTAAGATTAATGTTACTTGTGCAATAG
- a CDS encoding dihydroorotate dehydrogenase electron transfer subunit, translating to MRRYFVKSTVLSNLRIAKNTYRMELDFGVDLSHALPGQFINLYFDSIFPRPFSIAGIDHNIVTILYKVVGYNTIFMSEMKKGDMVKVLGPLGKGFKIENSSGKLILIGGGIGIAPLVFLSDYLNEKNIDYIFFAGFKNRDEVINLDKQGKIYISTDDGSYGFKGTVVDLFLSKESEINHGKNMFCCGPEPLLKSLINISNKKNYNIQVALEKVMGCGTGLCQGCAVEYYKEGKKEYKLVCKDGPVFDGRHVRL from the coding sequence ATGAGACGGTATTTTGTTAAATCAACGGTCTTGAGTAATTTGAGAATAGCAAAAAATACATATAGAATGGAACTCGATTTCGGAGTCGATTTGTCCCATGCACTTCCCGGTCAATTTATTAATCTTTATTTTGATAGTATTTTCCCAAGACCCTTTAGCATAGCAGGAATTGATCACAATATAGTCACTATATTGTATAAAGTTGTTGGATATAACACAATCTTTATGAGTGAAATGAAAAAGGGAGATATGGTAAAAGTACTCGGTCCACTTGGTAAAGGTTTTAAGATAGAAAATAGTTCTGGTAAGTTGATATTGATTGGAGGCGGGATTGGTATAGCACCATTAGTTTTTCTATCAGACTATCTAAATGAAAAAAATATTGATTATATTTTTTTTGCCGGGTTTAAAAACAGGGATGAAGTAATAAATCTTGATAAACAGGGTAAAATCTATATTTCCACCGATGACGGCTCCTATGGTTTTAAAGGTACAGTTGTTGACCTATTTTTATCAAAAGAAAGTGAGATAAATCATGGTAAGAATATGTTTTGCTGTGGCCCAGAGCCTTTGTTAAAAAGCCTGATAAACATATCAAATAAAAAAAATTATAACATTCAGGTTGCCCTTGAAAAGGTTATGGGTTGTGGTACCGGATTATGCCAGGGATGCGCTGTGGAGTATTACAAAGAAGGCAAAAAGGAATATAAATTAGTCTGTAAGGATGGGCCCGTATTTGATGGGAGACATGTCAGACTTTAG
- a CDS encoding peptidylprolyl isomerase, translating into MGLMTGIRGHTQLILWILLILFVLSMTIGGLVGGANILDIISGKAKLKNLAGIVGKDELKAQDFYNLLQNELNQLRANGKEIDDQMIEQVSDRIWNTFVKEVILKQEVKKYSMEATDNEIFQNLVNNPPEFLQKNEAFQTDGKFDYNKYIQALTNPQGNEWLGVEQYMRYALPLNKITIMIQTFATVSDAEVLDYYKKTKINYDIETLIIPISIVPDTNIIVTNDETINYYNKNKEQFFVDESRKLKYVYFEIKPTIQDTQNALYTIESIKNRLKNGESFETLAAEYSEDPYTAKNGGDLGWFGKGHMTKPFEDAAFSAKKGEIVGPVLTQFGYHLIKINDIRVRKGKKEVKASHILIKIKPGPETIQNIKAKANLFAYDAGEYGFEAAADSQKIEIRETMPIYKNTMYIPGLGYVPKVTKFAFSDIPLETISDVFSLDNAFAVFKLSEIIPSHYKKIDEVKDIIIREIKMRKREEILQAEADSIYSLVTEKKKELEDLANENKKLSYGRHIGITLDKPIKGIGQSNKLIGAILELKEGEIAKPVKSGSQYIIVKLLNKTNFDEQQFNTEKEALRNYLLTKKRETFYSNWLSELIKRTKIVDNRSQILY; encoded by the coding sequence ATGGGATTAATGACAGGTATCAGAGGACATACTCAGTTAATACTATGGATTCTACTAATACTATTTGTTTTAAGTATGACAATCGGTGGGCTTGTCGGCGGTGCCAATATACTTGACATCATTTCCGGAAAAGCAAAGTTAAAAAATCTTGCAGGTATTGTCGGTAAAGATGAATTAAAGGCTCAGGACTTTTATAATCTTCTTCAAAATGAGTTAAATCAACTTAGGGCTAATGGCAAGGAAATAGACGACCAAATGATTGAACAGGTTTCCGATAGAATATGGAATACATTCGTAAAGGAAGTAATACTAAAACAAGAGGTAAAAAAATATAGCATGGAAGCAACGGATAATGAAATATTTCAAAATCTTGTAAATAATCCCCCTGAATTTTTACAGAAAAATGAAGCATTCCAGACCGACGGCAAATTTGATTACAATAAATATATACAGGCTCTTACTAATCCACAAGGTAATGAGTGGCTCGGCGTTGAGCAATATATGAGATATGCACTACCATTGAATAAAATAACTATAATGATTCAAACTTTCGCTACTGTTTCTGATGCAGAAGTACTCGATTACTATAAAAAGACTAAAATTAACTACGATATAGAGACACTAATCATACCTATTTCAATTGTACCTGATACAAATATTATTGTAACTAACGATGAAACAATAAATTATTATAATAAAAATAAAGAACAATTTTTTGTGGATGAAAGCAGAAAGTTGAAATATGTATATTTTGAGATTAAACCAACTATCCAAGATACTCAAAATGCGCTCTATACTATTGAATCAATAAAAAACAGGTTAAAAAATGGTGAAAGCTTTGAAACGTTAGCAGCTGAATATTCCGAAGATCCCTATACGGCAAAAAATGGTGGCGATCTCGGATGGTTTGGAAAAGGGCATATGACAAAACCCTTTGAAGACGCTGCATTTTCCGCAAAAAAAGGTGAAATCGTAGGTCCCGTATTAACACAATTTGGATATCACTTGATAAAAATTAATGACATAAGAGTGAGGAAGGGCAAAAAAGAAGTTAAGGCAAGCCACATTCTTATTAAAATCAAACCAGGACCAGAAACTATACAAAATATAAAAGCAAAAGCAAATCTTTTTGCTTATGATGCTGGTGAATATGGATTTGAAGCAGCTGCTGATAGCCAAAAAATCGAAATAAGAGAAACAATGCCAATATATAAAAATACTATGTATATCCCTGGTTTAGGATATGTACCTAAGGTAACTAAGTTTGCTTTCTCTGATATACCTCTTGAAACTATTTCAGATGTATTCTCTCTTGATAATGCATTTGCAGTTTTTAAACTATCTGAAATAATCCCTTCTCACTATAAGAAAATTGACGAAGTAAAAGATATTATAATAAGAGAAATCAAAATGCGAAAAAGAGAAGAAATATTACAGGCAGAAGCTGATTCTATATACTCACTTGTAACGGAAAAGAAAAAAGAGCTTGAAGATCTCGCTAATGAAAATAAAAAACTGTCTTATGGCAGACATATTGGTATAACACTTGACAAACCTATTAAAGGTATTGGGCAATCAAATAAGCTTATCGGTGCAATTCTTGAGTTAAAAGAAGGTGAAATTGCAAAACCTGTAAAAAGTGGATCACAATACATAATTGTAAAACTACTTAATAAGACTAATTTTGATGAACAACAATTTAATACGGAAAAAGAGGCTTTGAGAAATTATCTTCTTACTAAAAAGCGGGAAACATTCTATAGCAACTGGTTATCAGAGTTAATCAAAAGAACAAAGATTGTAGATAATAGATCTCAGATTTTATATTGA
- a CDS encoding septal ring lytic transglycosylase RlpA family protein, with translation MNYRVVFLGLSAILLFSCASSPRYTYERDYRRKTGEGIADLIKGVKHTAIMTASFYGKDFHGRKTSSGEIFDMYGLTAAHKTLPLGTIIKVTYLKTGKSVIVKINDRGPFIPGRDLDLSYGAAAKIGLDKDGVGKVKVTVIKWGDE, from the coding sequence ATGAATTATAGAGTTGTGTTTCTTGGATTATCAGCTATTTTATTATTCTCGTGTGCTTCAAGTCCAAGGTATACATACGAGAGAGATTACAGAAGGAAGACAGGTGAAGGTATTGCTGATTTGATAAAAGGGGTTAAGCATACTGCTATAATGACTGCTTCCTTCTACGGTAAAGATTTCCATGGTAGAAAGACTTCCAGTGGAGAGATTTTTGATATGTATGGATTAACTGCTGCTCATAAGACTTTACCACTAGGGACAATAATTAAAGTTACATATCTAAAGACTGGCAAATCTGTAATTGTTAAAATTAATGATAGAGGTCCTTTCATTCCGGGTAGGGATCTTGATTTGTCTTATGGAGCTGCTGCAAAAATAGGTCTTGATAAAGATGGTGTTGGGAAGGTAAAAGTTACTGTGATCAAATGGGGTGACGAGTAA
- a CDS encoding dihydroorotate dehydrogenase: MSVRLRDDFILDSPILPASGTFGYGDELIDIVNLDYYGGLITKTITLEEREGNPPERIFETKCGMLNSIGLANIGLKRFLKEKSEFLKNLRIKKIINIAGNTEDEYLRIVEDLDKYNWIDGYEINVSCPNVDKGGIQFGKDCITLSNLISKVRKLTKKLLIVKLSPNVDDIVSIARVCNDNGADAITLINTVYGCAIDIYKKKPVINRVIAGYSGPAIKPIAIANVIRVKSEVNIPIIGVGGIFSSEDAIEFILAGASAIQIGTAHFNNPLIAEEIYNFIVEYCRKNGILNIADLVGAALK, translated from the coding sequence ATGTCAGTAAGACTAAGAGATGATTTTATTCTTGATAGTCCAATATTACCGGCATCGGGAACATTTGGATATGGAGATGAATTAATTGACATTGTTAATCTGGATTATTACGGTGGGTTGATTACTAAAACTATAACTCTAGAGGAGAGAGAGGGTAATCCACCAGAAAGGATTTTTGAAACAAAATGTGGAATGTTAAACTCAATTGGTCTTGCCAATATTGGTTTGAAAAGGTTTTTAAAGGAGAAATCGGAATTTTTGAAAAATCTTAGAATAAAAAAGATCATTAATATAGCAGGGAATACTGAAGATGAATATCTTAGAATAGTAGAAGATCTGGATAAATATAATTGGATTGATGGGTATGAGATAAATGTTTCATGTCCTAATGTTGATAAAGGTGGGATACAATTTGGTAAGGATTGTATAACATTAAGCAATTTGATTTCTAAAGTGAGGAAGTTAACGAAAAAGTTACTGATTGTTAAACTATCTCCCAATGTTGACGATATTGTTTCGATTGCGAGAGTTTGTAATGATAATGGTGCAGATGCCATTACATTAATAAACACAGTCTATGGTTGTGCAATAGATATTTATAAAAAAAAGCCGGTTATAAATAGAGTAATTGCTGGATATTCTGGCCCCGCAATAAAACCGATAGCAATAGCTAATGTTATAAGGGTTAAATCTGAAGTGAATATACCAATTATCGGCGTGGGGGGTATCTTTTCCTCAGAAGATGCTATAGAGTTTATTTTGGCTGGAGCTTCGGCAATTCAAATTGGCACAGCTCATTTTAATAATCCATTAATCGCGGAAGAGATCTATAATTTTATCGTAGAATATTGTAGAAAGAATGGGATTTTAAATATAGCTGATTTAGTGGGAGCTGCTTTAAAATGA